In a single window of the Eshraghiella crossota genome:
- a CDS encoding heavy-metal-associated domain-containing protein: MIKTTLKIDGMMCGMCESHINTAIRNNFKVKKVNSSHSAGETEIISDEPLDEDRIKSVIGETGYTLKGISSEEYEKKKFTLFGRNN, encoded by the coding sequence ATGATAAAGACAACATTAAAAATCGACGGAATGATGTGCGGTATGTGTGAGAGCCATATCAACACAGCAATAAGAAATAATTTTAAAGTAAAGAAAGTAAACTCATCACATTCGGCAGGTGAGACAGAAATTATTTCAGATGAGCCTCTTGATGAAGACAGGATTAAAAGTGTAATAGGAGAAACCGGATATACTCTTAAGGGCATATCGTCAGAAGAATACGAAAAGAAAAAATTTACGCTTTTCGGAAGGAATAACTGA
- a CDS encoding heavy metal translocating P-type ATPase codes for MKQYNIKGMSCAACSARVEKAVSKVSGVTSCSVNLLTNSMSVEGSAADSDIIKAVKNAGYGASSIKNKEKAEDTSTESPIRPMRTRFITSLVFLLILMYFSMGHMMWSFPLPKFYDGNHIAMGLTQLLLTVIIMVINQKFFISGYKSLIHGAPNMDTLVALGATAAFGYSTFALFAMTKAQVAGDMGLVEKYMMEFYFESAAMILTLITLGKMLEAYSKGKTTDALKGLMELAPKSANIIRDGKEVNVPVEEVVKGDIFIVRPGESIPVDGVVIDGHSAVNESSLTGESIPVDKEPDDKVSAATINQSGIITCKALRVGEDTALSKIIKMVSDASATKPHIARIADKVSGIFVPTVIAIAVVTIIVWLLIGKSAGFAIARGISVLVISCPCALGLATPVAIMVGNGKGARNGILFKNAAAIEETGKLKIVALDKTGTITEGKPVVTGIYPAKDITEEELLHIAGSLEYNSEHPLAGAVNQEIEKRKITISPVKNFSALPGNGLLGEIDGVIVMGGNYRFISEHTADKEELKNISDKVSNEGKTPLIFAKDNHYIGTIAVADIIKEDSHKAVSELKKMGIHVVMLTGDNEKTAAIIGKEAGVDEVIAGVLPDGKENVIRELMKKGRTAMVGDGINDAPALTRADTGIAIGAGTDIAIDAADVVLMKSRLTDVAASIRLSKSTLRNIHENLFWAFFYNTIGIPLAAGAFVGLGLTLNPMFGAAAMSLSSFCVVTNALRLNLADIYGKRKKTE; via the coding sequence ATGAAGCAATATAACATAAAAGGAATGAGTTGCGCCGCCTGTAGTGCCAGGGTGGAAAAGGCGGTATCAAAGGTATCAGGCGTAACATCGTGTTCAGTAAATCTGCTGACGAATTCCATGAGTGTTGAAGGCAGTGCAGCAGATAGCGATATTATTAAAGCTGTTAAAAATGCAGGTTATGGGGCCTCATCCATAAAAAATAAAGAAAAAGCAGAGGATACCTCCACGGAATCCCCTATCAGGCCTATGAGGACAAGATTCATCACATCACTTGTTTTCTTATTGATACTTATGTATTTTTCAATGGGCCATATGATGTGGAGCTTCCCACTTCCTAAGTTCTATGATGGAAACCATATAGCCATGGGACTTACCCAGTTACTCCTTACGGTTATTATAATGGTAATTAACCAGAAGTTCTTTATATCAGGCTATAAAAGCCTTATACACGGTGCTCCTAATATGGATACCCTTGTTGCTCTCGGAGCTACGGCAGCTTTCGGTTACAGTACGTTTGCACTTTTTGCCATGACCAAAGCACAGGTTGCAGGTGATATGGGACTTGTGGAAAAGTATATGATGGAATTTTACTTTGAATCAGCCGCAATGATTCTTACACTGATAACCCTCGGAAAAATGCTTGAGGCATATTCAAAAGGCAAAACGACGGATGCCTTAAAAGGATTGATGGAGTTAGCTCCTAAATCAGCCAATATCATAAGAGACGGCAAAGAAGTTAATGTGCCGGTTGAGGAAGTCGTAAAAGGTGACATATTTATCGTAAGACCGGGAGAAAGTATTCCTGTAGATGGTGTTGTAATTGACGGACACAGTGCAGTCAATGAATCTTCATTGACGGGAGAAAGTATTCCTGTAGATAAAGAGCCGGATGACAAAGTATCTGCTGCAACCATTAACCAGTCGGGCATTATAACCTGTAAAGCATTAAGGGTAGGCGAAGATACAGCACTTTCAAAGATTATTAAAATGGTAAGTGACGCTTCGGCGACCAAACCTCATATAGCAAGAATAGCCGATAAGGTATCGGGTATATTTGTTCCTACGGTAATAGCAATAGCGGTCGTAACAATAATTGTGTGGCTCTTAATAGGTAAGAGTGCCGGATTTGCCATTGCAAGAGGAATATCGGTACTTGTAATAAGCTGTCCATGTGCCCTGGGACTTGCAACACCTGTTGCTATTATGGTAGGCAACGGAAAAGGTGCCAGAAACGGTATTTTGTTTAAAAACGCCGCCGCTATTGAAGAAACAGGAAAACTTAAGATTGTTGCTCTTGATAAGACAGGAACAATAACAGAAGGCAAGCCTGTTGTAACAGGCATCTATCCTGCAAAGGACATAACGGAAGAGGAACTTCTGCACATAGCGGGTTCCCTTGAGTACAATAGTGAGCATCCTTTGGCAGGTGCGGTTAATCAGGAGATTGAAAAGCGTAAAATAACCATAAGTCCGGTCAAAAACTTTAGTGCACTCCCGGGAAATGGCCTTTTGGGAGAAATAGACGGTGTAATCGTTATGGGCGGAAATTACAGATTCATTTCGGAGCATACTGCCGATAAGGAGGAATTAAAAAATATTTCCGATAAAGTATCAAATGAAGGAAAGACACCGCTTATTTTTGCAAAAGATAACCATTATATAGGAACCATCGCTGTTGCTGATATAATAAAAGAGGACAGCCATAAGGCAGTAAGCGAACTTAAGAAAATGGGTATCCATGTGGTAATGCTTACAGGCGATAATGAAAAGACAGCGGCAATTATCGGCAAAGAAGCCGGAGTTGACGAAGTAATAGCCGGAGTTCTTCCGGACGGTAAAGAAAATGTTATCAGGGAACTTATGAAAAAAGGCAGAACTGCGATGGTTGGTGACGGAATTAATGATGCGCCTGCCCTTACGAGAGCCGATACCGGTATCGCAATCGGTGCAGGAACCGATATAGCAATAGACGCAGCAGATGTTGTACTTATGAAGAGCAGGCTTACGGATGTTGCAGCATCAATAAGACTTAGTAAATCAACCTTAAGAAATATACACGAAAATCTTTTCTGGGCATTTTTCTATAATACCATAGGAATTCCTCTGGCAGCAGGTGCTTTTGTAGGACTTGGACTTACTTTGAATCCTATGTTCGGGGCGGCAGCCATGAGCCTTAGCAGCTTTTGTGTTGTAACCAATGCATTAAGGCTTAACCTTGCGGATATTTACGGAAAACGTAAAAAAACTGAATAA
- the spoVAC gene encoding stage V sporulation protein AC: protein MDKEAKKRYNEYVETVTPTHNLLSQMLRAFLTGGIICTMGQGLRNVFTYFFDMDKVTSSTWVSITLIFISVALTAFGIYPKITKYGGAGSLVPITGFANSVAAPAIEFKKEGQVFGIGCQIFKIAGPVVLYGVLSSWILGLIYWIVKMING, encoded by the coding sequence ATGGATAAGGAAGCAAAAAAAAGATATAACGAATATGTGGAGACAGTTACACCGACTCATAATCTTTTAAGCCAGATGTTAAGAGCTTTTTTAACAGGCGGCATAATATGTACAATGGGTCAGGGCCTAAGGAATGTCTTCACATATTTTTTTGATATGGATAAGGTAACATCATCAACATGGGTATCCATAACTTTAATTTTCATTTCGGTAGCATTGACGGCATTTGGAATATATCCCAAAATAACGAAATACGGTGGGGCGGGTTCACTTGTGCCAATTACGGGTTTTGCCAATTCCGTAGCTGCACCCGCCATAGAATTTAAGAAAGAAGGGCAGGTATTCGGAATAGGCTGCCAGATATTTAAAATTGCCGGACCGGTTGTATTATACGGTGTATTGTCCTCATGGATTCTTGGCCTTATATACTGGATTGTAAAGATGATTAATGGATAA
- a CDS encoding MATE family efflux transporter, protein MKKNNKFFKYVSQNIFAMIGMSCYIIADTFFISRAEGTDGITVLNLALPLYGIIFAIAAMIGIGSATRYAIARERKDKDENRYFCNAVVFEILIGLIFMTAGVFFTDKVMAVMGADKEIIELGRGYNRIFLAFAPAFMVNYTFTGFVRNDNDSKLVMIATLTSCVSNIILDYVFMFPMGMGMNGAALATSLSPIISILICSIHFLKKINRIKFIPSLPSIKLLFKSCQLGVASFVAEISSAVTTTVFNFILLRIAGNTGVAAYGLIANLALVGAAIFNGIAQGTQPLVSESFGRGNDKEVASYLKKAVITSLAFALIIVGIIYGFTDCCVALFNSEHSVELASLAYPGMRIYFIGFIFASLNIVCAAFFGATEQAGRTFLISIMRGFVMNVISSLVLSSIFGITGVWLAFPVAEFVTGVVTALLLRKYFQNNRREKHE, encoded by the coding sequence ATGAAAAAGAACAATAAATTTTTTAAGTACGTATCACAGAATATTTTTGCAATGATTGGTATGTCCTGTTACATCATTGCGGACACATTTTTTATATCAAGAGCAGAGGGAACTGACGGAATAACAGTTTTAAACCTTGCACTTCCGCTATATGGGATTATATTCGCAATCGCTGCCATGATTGGAATAGGTTCGGCAACAAGGTATGCAATAGCAAGGGAACGAAAAGATAAGGACGAGAACAGATATTTTTGTAATGCTGTTGTTTTTGAAATTTTAATCGGACTTATATTCATGACTGCAGGTGTATTTTTTACCGATAAAGTAATGGCAGTAATGGGTGCAGACAAGGAAATAATTGAACTTGGAAGAGGCTATAACAGAATTTTTCTGGCATTTGCACCGGCTTTTATGGTTAATTATACCTTTACGGGGTTTGTTAGGAATGACAATGATTCAAAACTTGTTATGATTGCCACGCTTACAAGCTGTGTATCCAATATTATACTTGATTATGTATTTATGTTTCCAATGGGGATGGGCATGAACGGTGCGGCACTTGCAACATCTTTATCACCTATCATAAGTATACTGATCTGTTCAATCCATTTCTTAAAAAAAATAAACAGAATAAAATTTATTCCTTCATTGCCAAGTATAAAGCTGTTATTCAAATCCTGCCAGCTTGGAGTTGCATCCTTTGTGGCAGAGATTTCTTCAGCGGTTACAACAACTGTTTTTAACTTTATCCTGCTTAGGATAGCAGGCAATACAGGAGTTGCTGCTTATGGTCTTATTGCCAATCTTGCCCTTGTAGGTGCAGCTATCTTTAACGGTATTGCACAGGGAACACAGCCTCTTGTAAGTGAATCTTTTGGCAGGGGTAATGATAAGGAAGTTGCCTCGTACCTGAAGAAAGCTGTAATTACATCTTTGGCATTTGCACTTATAATTGTAGGAATTATATACGGATTTACGGATTGCTGTGTGGCTCTTTTCAACAGTGAACATTCTGTTGAACTTGCAAGTCTTGCTTATCCGGGAATGAGAATATATTTTATCGGATTTATTTTTGCCTCATTAAATATTGTATGCGCGGCATTTTTCGGGGCCACGGAACAGGCTGGCAGGACTTTTTTAATATCCATAATGAGAGGATTTGTCATGAATGTGATAAGCTCATTGGTTCTTTCATCAATATTTGGTATAACGGGAGTATGGCTTGCATTCCCTGTTGCAGAATTTGTAACAGGCGTTGTAACTGCCTTGCTTCTCAGAAAATATTTTCAAAATAACAGGAGAGAAAAACATGAATGA